A genomic window from Sphingobacterium spiritivorum includes:
- a CDS encoding DUF5689 domain-containing protein has translation MNTFKYLFIAVCTLLLNVSCERDYMAPPLNEPKYEGALDNISILQLKQRYASITSPQLIAEELIIKGIVTGNDESGNIYKQIYVQDASGAINIGIDQNSIYASYQVGQEVFIHLKDLYMVKYGGELQIGMGTTNANRISWEMFKAKAFSNSWPNVANATPKVVELNALTDNMVHQLVEIKDVTFVNGGKKAFTTGDATTNEQIKTASGNVLDVRSSNFSDFAKDILPTGKGTVVGILGRFNGGWQLFLRTKADVKNFDGKAPEPEQPQAGTFFKETFGTGTYPSGNRPKINDFTDFDMKSPVKYTDDSGAADIRSVSGDNGAHIWLPANRDANIKVTGINTLNKGDVTLSFQLAANLFDAGTSANVNNIQLKVNGTAITLPSQVLSNAAGDNGKFYTVSIPNIAKAETVILEFISPADANKVGFRFDNIQLVGGASTGGGSNGPIIVTPSK, from the coding sequence ATGAATACATTTAAATATTTATTTATTGCGGTATGTACACTTTTGTTAAACGTATCGTGTGAAAGAGATTATATGGCTCCGCCGCTTAATGAGCCTAAATATGAAGGCGCACTGGACAACATTTCTATTCTCCAGCTCAAGCAACGCTATGCCAGCATCACATCACCACAGCTTATTGCTGAAGAACTGATCATCAAAGGGATTGTTACAGGCAATGATGAATCCGGTAACATCTACAAACAGATTTATGTTCAGGATGCTTCAGGAGCGATCAACATAGGTATCGATCAAAACTCTATTTATGCAAGCTATCAGGTAGGGCAGGAAGTATTTATCCACCTCAAAGATCTGTATATGGTCAAGTATGGCGGTGAATTGCAGATTGGTATGGGGACTACAAATGCCAATCGTATCAGCTGGGAAATGTTTAAAGCTAAAGCTTTTTCAAATTCATGGCCCAATGTTGCCAACGCCACTCCAAAAGTAGTTGAGCTCAATGCGTTGACAGATAATATGGTACATCAGCTGGTAGAAATCAAAGATGTAACATTTGTTAACGGGGGAAAGAAAGCCTTCACCACTGGTGATGCGACTACTAACGAGCAGATCAAAACAGCGTCAGGAAATGTGCTTGATGTAAGATCAAGTAACTTCTCAGATTTTGCCAAAGATATCTTACCTACCGGAAAAGGAACGGTAGTCGGTATTCTGGGACGTTTTAACGGAGGATGGCAGTTGTTTCTGCGGACCAAAGCGGATGTCAAAAATTTTGATGGTAAAGCTCCTGAACCGGAACAGCCGCAGGCAGGAACATTCTTCAAAGAGACATTCGGAACAGGTACTTATCCTTCCGGCAACAGACCTAAAATCAATGATTTTACTGATTTTGATATGAAATCTCCTGTCAAGTATACAGATGATTCGGGAGCTGCTGATATCCGTAGCGTATCCGGAGACAATGGAGCGCATATCTGGCTTCCGGCAAACAGAGATGCGAATATCAAAGTGACTGGAATCAATACTTTAAATAAAGGTGATGTAACGTTGAGCTTCCAGCTGGCAGCCAATTTATTTGATGCAGGTACTTCAGCTAATGTTAACAATATTCAGTTGAAAGTGAACGGAACTGCTATAACGCTTCCTAGTCAGGTATTATCTAATGCTGCCGGAGATAACGGTAAGTTCTATACGGTGTCTATTCCTAATATCGCTAAAGCAGAAACGGTAATCTTAGAGTTTATATCTCCTGCAGACGCTAATAAAGTAGGTTTCCGTTTTGATAATATTCAGTTGGTGGGCGGAGCTTCTACAGGAGGAGGTTCGAATGGTCCGATTATCGTGACACCATCTAAATAA
- a CDS encoding endonuclease/exonuclease/phosphatase family protein → MMKKTYFWSLCILFIFVVQTHISVAQQKKYQVYAAAFYNLENLFDTEKDTLINDEEFTAEGGNRWTAEKYRRKQLNMAKVISRLGKKYCPAGPAFVGLCELENRKVLEDLTQQPSLVSLGYGIVHYDSPDRRGVDVALLYNPSLFKVKDSKVFAYKVDHLPEYRTRDILLVTGELAGEEMHVLVNHWPSRYGGKSSELREHAASIVRSVVDSLYAQDSLAKVVIMGDLNDDPVDKSVRIVLNAKKTQQEVAKGGLFNTMWQHYDRGVGSLGYQGKWNLFDQIIISEPLLGEDRSTLKFWKSEIYNPEFLITQEGRYKGYPFRTFSGNVFQNGYSDHFPTLIYLVKDLN, encoded by the coding sequence ATGATGAAAAAAACATATTTCTGGTCGCTTTGCATCTTATTTATTTTTGTTGTGCAGACCCATATTTCGGTCGCACAACAAAAGAAATATCAGGTGTACGCAGCAGCCTTTTATAATCTGGAAAATTTATTTGACACAGAAAAAGACACCCTTATCAATGATGAGGAGTTTACAGCTGAAGGAGGCAATCGCTGGACAGCAGAGAAATACAGAAGAAAACAGCTCAATATGGCAAAGGTCATATCACGACTGGGTAAAAAGTATTGTCCTGCAGGCCCTGCATTTGTAGGACTTTGTGAGCTTGAAAATCGTAAAGTGCTGGAAGATCTTACCCAACAGCCATCACTGGTATCTCTGGGATACGGGATTGTACATTATGATTCACCGGACAGACGCGGTGTAGATGTCGCTTTGCTCTATAATCCGAGTCTGTTCAAAGTAAAAGATTCAAAAGTCTTTGCTTATAAAGTCGATCATTTGCCGGAATACAGAACCCGGGATATTCTACTCGTCACAGGCGAACTGGCAGGAGAGGAAATGCATGTTCTGGTGAATCACTGGCCTTCACGCTATGGTGGTAAATCTTCCGAACTACGGGAGCATGCGGCCTCCATCGTACGTTCTGTGGTAGATTCCTTGTATGCACAGGATTCCCTTGCTAAAGTCGTGATTATGGGCGATTTGAATGATGACCCGGTTGATAAGAGCGTGCGTATTGTATTGAATGCAAAAAAAACACAGCAGGAAGTCGCAAAAGGCGGACTTTTCAACACCATGTGGCAGCACTACGACCGTGGTGTAGGCTCGCTGGGTTATCAGGGTAAATGGAATCTCTTTGACCAGATTATTATATCCGAACCATTACTTGGGGAAGATCGTTCAACCTTGAAATTCTGGAAATCGGAGATCTATAATCCCGAATTTCTGATTACGCAGGAAGGCAGATACAAAGGCTATCCCTTTCGTACATTTTCCGGAAATGTATTTCAGAACGGATATTCGGATCACTTTCCAACCTTGATTTATCTGGTAAAAGATTTGAATTAA
- a CDS encoding clostripain-related cysteine peptidase: MRILIYLYITATLLFATGCAKDDIDTAIPVSARTVMVYMAANNSLSSDAYKNLNQMEEGFTGIDGKLIVYARIFGQQPKLYEIVYDTSPEIKSKVLKTYNDHDSSDPDIMKMIFADMKNLAPSHSYGAILWSHATNWAPANAGKISVRSFGDDNYSKMDVQVLKSALPSELDFLIFDACSMASVEVLYELRHVAPYILASPTEVLSVGMPYHQINSLLYDTDVKKGLSAIAKAYIAYYEQKSGLEQSATFSLVDTRAMIGLAAETQLLLSQNPEVIPTINRNNVQRLDLDPATPVKAYDFLDMFEKHFQPEKLQSLKTAIEKTVVYKAHTANFLGKPILAFSGLSGYIPVKEEASLAPFYQTLSWSKDAGYDKLFWW; the protein is encoded by the coding sequence ATGCGCATATTGATTTATCTGTATATTACCGCTACACTCTTGTTTGCCACAGGCTGTGCAAAGGACGACATAGATACCGCTATTCCGGTATCTGCCCGTACAGTAATGGTGTATATGGCAGCTAATAACAGTCTTTCCTCTGATGCCTATAAAAACCTCAATCAAATGGAGGAGGGGTTTACAGGGATCGATGGAAAGCTGATCGTTTATGCACGTATATTCGGGCAGCAGCCCAAACTCTATGAGATCGTATACGATACAAGTCCTGAAATAAAAAGCAAGGTGCTAAAAACGTATAATGATCATGATTCTTCAGATCCGGATATTATGAAAATGATATTTGCTGATATGAAGAATCTTGCACCATCGCATTCATACGGAGCGATACTATGGTCACATGCCACAAACTGGGCTCCGGCAAATGCGGGAAAAATCAGTGTGCGTTCTTTTGGCGATGACAACTACAGCAAGATGGATGTACAGGTGCTGAAATCGGCTCTTCCTTCGGAATTGGATTTTCTGATTTTTGATGCCTGCTCGATGGCTTCTGTAGAGGTGCTGTATGAACTCCGACATGTTGCACCTTATATCTTGGCTTCCCCAACCGAGGTGCTGAGTGTAGGGATGCCTTATCATCAGATCAACAGCTTATTGTATGATACAGATGTAAAAAAAGGGCTTAGCGCTATTGCTAAAGCCTACATAGCTTATTATGAGCAAAAGTCAGGTTTAGAGCAGTCCGCTACGTTTTCATTAGTAGATACAAGAGCAATGATCGGACTTGCCGCAGAAACACAGCTTTTGCTTTCTCAAAATCCGGAAGTCATTCCGACGATCAATCGAAATAATGTGCAGCGGCTAGATCTTGATCCGGCAACCCCGGTCAAAGCATATGACTTTCTGGATATGTTTGAAAAACATTTTCAACCGGAGAAATTACAAAGTCTGAAAACAGCTATAGAAAAAACTGTTGTTTACAAAGCGCATACCGCCAATTTTCTGGGAAAACCTATTCTGGCCTTTTCAGGATTATCCGGTTATATCCCTGTAAAAGAAGAAGCTTCCTTAGCTCCCTTTTATCAGACCTTATCCTGGTCCAAAGATGCCGGTTATGACAAATTGTTCTGGTGGTAA
- a CDS encoding alpha/beta hydrolase yields MKKVYVISGLGVDKRVFNNIDFNGLDVEYLEWFTPHRGESIEQYAARMAQMIHTDNPIIIGLSFGGMVAIEITKLIAYDKLILLASAKTRYEIPALYKLFGRLKLYKIIPPSLFKYYNPVLGWLFGIHTPEDKRLLKEILRDTDSLFMTWAINEIVTWNNSQEPIN; encoded by the coding sequence ATGAAGAAAGTATATGTTATCAGCGGATTAGGTGTAGATAAGAGGGTATTTAATAACATAGATTTCAATGGCCTTGATGTTGAGTATCTGGAATGGTTTACTCCGCATAGAGGTGAATCTATTGAACAGTACGCTGCACGTATGGCTCAAATGATACATACTGATAATCCAATTATAATAGGATTATCGTTTGGAGGTATGGTCGCTATTGAGATCACTAAGTTAATAGCATATGATAAACTTATATTACTTGCCTCAGCTAAGACCAGATATGAAATTCCGGCTTTATATAAATTATTTGGTCGATTAAAACTGTATAAAATCATTCCTCCATCCTTATTCAAATACTATAATCCCGTATTAGGATGGCTGTTTGGTATTCATACACCTGAAGATAAGCGACTTCTCAAGGAAATTCTAAGAGATACAGATTCTTTATTTATGACCTGGGCGATTAATGAAATTGTGACTTGGAATAATTCACAAGAACCAATAAATTAA
- a CDS encoding nucleotidyltransferase domain-containing protein: MRERILKKLNEISVAENIKILFACESGSRGWGFPSIDSDYDVRFIFVRKSDVYSTIFPTVMDMQFPIHEELDMYGWDLKKVLTLLYNSNATPFEWIQSPVVYCQELTFKKVFLQLIEDYFDVRRQAHHYLGTVRSKINILEYKKVKLKSLFYVLRSLLAAEWSLNNNSYPPMTFEELMVLIPKDMCNEAKDLITLKSTVNEQFEYTLTSSLKQHITDKFRNLEAKAKLTESKQFDKDQLEKFFKSILHQL; the protein is encoded by the coding sequence ATGAGAGAAAGAATACTTAAAAAATTAAATGAAATTTCAGTTGCAGAAAATATAAAGATACTTTTTGCATGTGAATCCGGTAGTAGAGGCTGGGGATTTCCTTCTATTGACAGCGATTATGATGTTCGCTTTATTTTTGTAAGAAAGTCTGATGTCTATTCAACTATCTTTCCAACCGTTATGGATATGCAGTTTCCAATTCATGAAGAACTAGATATGTATGGTTGGGATCTTAAAAAGGTACTTACTCTTTTGTATAATAGCAATGCTACACCTTTTGAATGGATACAATCTCCGGTAGTTTACTGTCAGGAGCTGACTTTTAAAAAGGTTTTTTTACAGTTGATAGAAGATTATTTTGATGTGCGCAGACAAGCTCATCATTACCTTGGGACAGTTAGAAGCAAAATCAACATCCTTGAGTATAAAAAAGTGAAGTTAAAGTCATTATTTTATGTATTGAGATCTTTGTTAGCTGCAGAATGGAGTTTAAATAATAACTCTTATCCTCCTATGACCTTTGAAGAACTGATGGTGTTGATACCAAAAGATATGTGTAATGAAGCAAAAGATCTTATTACATTAAAGAGTACTGTTAATGAACAATTTGAATATACCCTAACCTCTTCTCTTAAACAACATATAACAGATAAATTCAGAAATCTGGAAGCAAAAGCTAAATTAACAGAAAGCAAACAGTTTGATAAGGATCAGTTAGAAAAATTTTTTAAATCTATATTACATCAATTATGA
- a CDS encoding DNA polymerase beta superfamily protein, translated as MTIQDLKNQKLILFEAIVGSKAYGLATDESDTDIKGVFYLPREKFFGMEYISQVNNSTNDEVYYELGRFVELLSKSNPNILELLASPEDCILHQDPLFKMFDIKSFITRELVETFANYAMTQVKKAKGLNKKVNNPLGEKRKNLLDFCFVIDGHESITLKKWLEIKQWDQKCCGLIKINHSKGLYALFYDTIGIHDYKGILLKDDSQEVACSSVKPGEVLKAYLFVNQDAYSSYCKSYKEYFEWVRQRNESRYQTTLKHGGGYDAKNMMHTIRLLDMSKELIQYRKLNVRRPNREELLKVKKGTYTYEKLYEECERSINEINSMLELCTFSQKPDISNLENILIKIRKELYK; from the coding sequence ATGACCATACAGGATCTTAAGAATCAAAAACTGATACTATTTGAAGCTATAGTTGGAAGTAAAGCATACGGTCTGGCTACAGATGAATCAGACACGGATATAAAAGGAGTGTTTTATTTACCTAGAGAGAAATTCTTCGGTATGGAGTATATCTCCCAGGTGAACAATTCCACTAATGATGAGGTTTATTATGAATTGGGACGATTTGTTGAGCTATTGTCGAAAAGTAATCCTAATATATTAGAATTATTGGCTAGTCCTGAAGATTGTATCCTACATCAGGATCCTTTATTTAAGATGTTTGATATTAAAAGTTTTATTACCCGTGAATTAGTTGAGACTTTTGCTAATTATGCTATGACTCAGGTGAAAAAAGCTAAGGGCTTAAATAAAAAAGTAAATAATCCATTAGGTGAAAAGCGTAAAAATCTTTTAGATTTTTGTTTTGTAATTGATGGACATGAAAGTATAACCTTAAAAAAATGGTTAGAGATAAAACAATGGGATCAAAAGTGTTGTGGATTGATAAAAATCAATCATAGTAAGGGTTTGTATGCTTTGTTTTATGATACAATTGGGATACACGATTATAAAGGTATTTTGCTTAAAGATGATAGTCAGGAGGTTGCTTGCAGCTCTGTGAAGCCTGGAGAAGTTCTGAAAGCATATTTGTTTGTGAATCAGGATGCATATTCCTCTTATTGCAAGAGTTATAAAGAGTACTTTGAATGGGTAAGACAACGAAATGAAAGTCGTTATCAGACAACATTAAAACATGGAGGCGGGTATGATGCAAAAAATATGATGCACACAATCCGCTTATTAGATATGTCAAAAGAACTAATCCAATACAGGAAATTGAATGTAAGGAGACCTAACAGGGAAGAATTATTGAAGGTAAAAAAGGGGACATATACTTATGAAAAGTTATATGAGGAGTGTGAAAGATCCATTAATGAAATTAACTCAATGCTCGAATTATGTACTTTTTCACAAAAACCGGATATTTCAAATCTGGAAAATATTTTAATAAAAATCAGAAAAGAATTGTATAAATAA
- a CDS encoding class I SAM-dependent methyltransferase: MADEQHKTEFWESAFNDKQEMWGFEPSKSAVLTKDLFVQKDLRNILIPGVGYGRNAQIFKDNGIKVTGIEISQTAIRMAEKHYGTDMLIYHGSVTDMPFDKELYDGIFCYALIHLLNEDERKKLIRDCYNQLLPGGYMVFTVISKSAHTYGQGRLISTDRYEIYEGVHMFFYDEDSIRAEFGTSGLFGITEINENQPFYLIKCQKG; this comes from the coding sequence ATGGCAGACGAGCAACACAAAACAGAATTTTGGGAATCAGCGTTTAATGATAAACAGGAAATGTGGGGTTTTGAACCTTCAAAATCTGCAGTATTGACAAAAGATTTGTTTGTGCAGAAAGATCTCCGGAATATACTGATACCCGGTGTGGGTTATGGTCGCAATGCGCAGATTTTTAAAGATAACGGAATAAAAGTTACGGGTATTGAGATTTCACAGACAGCCATCAGAATGGCAGAAAAACACTATGGGACAGATATGCTTATCTATCATGGTTCCGTAACGGATATGCCATTTGATAAGGAGTTATATGACGGGATATTTTGTTATGCTTTGATCCATCTGTTAAATGAAGATGAACGAAAGAAGCTGATCAGAGACTGCTATAATCAATTGTTACCAGGTGGTTACATGGTATTTACAGTTATTTCCAAATCAGCGCACACGTACGGTCAGGGACGTCTGATCAGTACTGATCGCTATGAAATATACGAAGGTGTCCATATGTTTTTTTATGATGAAGATTCAATCCGGGCAGAATTTGGTACATCCGGACTATTCGGGATCACGGAAA